A section of the Rhodobacter sp. genome encodes:
- a CDS encoding lytic transglycosylase domain-containing protein produces MGVACLVPPAAAQDFAARRIGVAPMDGRTRITVQIDPQEQARRIAPPGPQPVAQTPAQPEAAPGGAVAGSRFGWFWDHVPPGAEPAPGRYLAAMAALVNAPEGAQVPQPSVQHLQDIAAAHGSDILRATIGTQVSPALALAVIAVESAGRPGAVSHAGAQGLMQLIPATADRFGVENALDPAQNIQGGVAYLDWLMGEFDGDVVLALAGYNAGEGAVRRSGGVPPFAETRDYVPKVLAAWQVARGLCATVPELPSDGCVFAIRAVGRAG; encoded by the coding sequence ATGGGGGTGGCCTGTCTTGTGCCGCCTGCCGCGGCGCAGGATTTCGCGGCGCGCCGGATCGGCGTGGCGCCGATGGACGGGCGCACGCGGATCACCGTGCAGATCGACCCCCAGGAACAGGCGCGCCGGATCGCCCCGCCCGGCCCGCAGCCCGTGGCGCAGACCCCGGCGCAGCCTGAGGCCGCCCCGGGCGGCGCGGTCGCCGGTTCGCGGTTCGGCTGGTTCTGGGATCATGTCCCCCCGGGGGCCGAGCCCGCGCCGGGTCGCTATCTGGCGGCCATGGCGGCGCTGGTCAACGCGCCTGAGGGGGCGCAGGTGCCCCAGCCCAGCGTGCAACACCTGCAAGACATCGCCGCCGCGCACGGCAGCGACATCCTGCGCGCCACGATCGGCACGCAGGTGTCGCCGGCCTTGGCGCTGGCCGTCATCGCGGTTGAAAGCGCCGGGCGGCCCGGGGCGGTCAGCCACGCCGGGGCGCAGGGGTTGATGCAGTTGATCCCGGCCACGGCGGATCGCTTTGGGGTCGAGAACGCGCTCGATCCGGCGCAGAACATCCAGGGCGGGGTGGCCTATCTGGATTGGCTGATGGGCGAATTCGATGGCGACGTGGTGCTGGCGCTGGCCGGCTACAACGCTGGCGAGGGCGCCGTCCGGCGGTCGGGCGGTGTGCCTCCCTTTGCCGAAACACGCGACTACGTGCCCAAGGTCCTGGCGGCCTGGCAGGTGGCGCGGGGCCTTTGCGCCACCGTGCCCGAGCTGCCCTCGGACGGGTGCGTCTTTGCGATTCGCGCGGTCGGCCGGGCGGGTTAG
- the cpaB gene encoding Flp pilus assembly protein CpaB: MRAVQIGVLGIGLALAGFGVYMAQNYVAQTRSALAVVQARNAAAPGAIATVNVMVTTRPMRYGEPIRAEDVRSVAWPANAVPPGVFNSMDDVVPDPDRPRVALRAMEPMEPLLAVKVSEPGQPAGITAILTPGMRAFTIRVDQNSGISGTLRPSDTVDIYWTGRGAQDGEVTRLLSSGVKIIALDENGDQDRTFNGIPRSVTVEAAPEMIASLAQGQSTGRLSLSLVGLDDTTATSQIQVDSRSLLGMETRAAAPVERCTVRTRRGSEVVMIEIPCTN; this comes from the coding sequence ATGCGCGCAGTTCAGATCGGAGTCCTCGGCATCGGCCTGGCGCTGGCTGGTTTCGGCGTCTACATGGCGCAGAATTACGTCGCGCAGACGCGCAGCGCCCTGGCTGTCGTGCAAGCACGCAACGCCGCCGCGCCCGGCGCCATTGCCACCGTCAACGTGATGGTCACCACGCGCCCCATGCGCTACGGCGAGCCGATCCGCGCCGAAGACGTGCGAAGCGTCGCCTGGCCCGCGAACGCGGTGCCGCCAGGCGTGTTCAACAGCATGGATGACGTGGTTCCCGATCCTGACCGCCCGCGCGTGGCGCTGCGCGCGATGGAGCCGATGGAACCGCTTCTGGCGGTCAAGGTCAGCGAACCCGGCCAGCCCGCGGGCATCACCGCGATCCTGACCCCGGGGATGCGCGCCTTTACCATCCGCGTGGACCAGAACAGCGGGATCTCGGGAACGCTGCGCCCCTCGGACACGGTCGATATCTATTGGACCGGCCGTGGCGCCCAAGACGGCGAGGTCACGCGCCTTTTGTCCAGCGGCGTGAAGATCATCGCGCTGGACGAGAACGGCGATCAGGACCGCACCTTCAACGGCATTCCGCGCTCGGTCACGGTCGAGGCCGCGCCCGAGATGATCGCTTCGCTGGCACAGGGCCAGTCCACGGGACGGCTGTCACTTTCCCTGGTCGGCCTGGACGACACCACGGCGACCAGCCAGATTCAGGTGGACAGCCGCAGCCTGCTGGGCATGGAAACCCGGGCCGCGGCACCGGTCGAACGCTGCACGGTGCGCACCCGCCGCGGGTCCGAGGTGGTCATGATCGAGATCCCCTGCACCAACTGA
- a CDS encoding CpaF family protein yields the protein MARVTPSSLATAPVPAAPPPRASFKAQPTAPIAALAAANDKDRRRRQRILEVKSELHTRLLDNLNLAALDNASEAELRAEIAAIAAEALSDINFALTSEERLALNQDLYFEVRGLGPLEPLLKDDTVNDILVNGPNRVFIERSGKLELTDVTFKDERHLLRIIDKIVSAVGRRVDESNPYVDARLADGSRFNAMVPPVAVDGSLVSIRKFKKEKLGINDLVAFGAFSEEMAMYLEAAVATRLNVIVSGGTGSGKTTTLNALSSFIENSERILTIEDTAELQLQQVHVGRMESRPANVEGKGAVTQRDCLRNALRMRPDRIIVGETRGEEVIDMLQAMNTGHDGSMTTIHANSARDGISRLENMVAMAGIEMPLKAVRSQIASAVNLIVQVSRLTDGSRRMVSITEVTGMEGEIITMQEVFRFERTGLEPNGKILGHFTGAGIRSHYSERFRRWGYDLPSSIYDVVQQR from the coding sequence ATGGCCCGTGTGACGCCGTCGTCGCTGGCGACCGCCCCGGTGCCCGCGGCCCCGCCGCCGCGCGCCAGCTTCAAGGCGCAGCCCACCGCGCCGATCGCCGCCCTTGCGGCCGCGAACGACAAGGACCGCCGCCGCCGGCAGCGCATCCTCGAGGTGAAGTCCGAGCTGCACACCCGGTTGCTGGACAACCTGAACCTCGCCGCGCTGGACAACGCCTCGGAAGCCGAACTGCGCGCCGAAATTGCCGCCATCGCCGCCGAGGCGCTGAGCGACATCAACTTTGCGCTGACCAGCGAGGAACGGCTGGCCCTGAACCAGGACCTCTATTTCGAGGTGCGCGGCCTGGGCCCGCTGGAGCCCCTGCTCAAGGACGACACCGTCAACGATATTCTGGTCAACGGCCCCAACCGGGTGTTCATCGAACGCTCGGGCAAGCTGGAGCTGACCGACGTCACCTTCAAGGACGAACGCCACCTGCTGCGGATCATCGACAAGATCGTGTCCGCCGTGGGCCGGCGCGTGGATGAATCGAACCCCTATGTGGACGCCCGTCTGGCTGACGGCTCGCGTTTCAACGCGATGGTTCCGCCGGTCGCGGTGGACGGCTCGCTGGTGTCGATCCGCAAATTCAAGAAGGAAAAGCTGGGCATCAACGACCTGGTGGCCTTTGGCGCCTTTTCCGAAGAGATGGCGATGTATCTGGAGGCCGCGGTGGCAACCCGGCTCAACGTCATCGTCTCGGGCGGGACGGGTTCGGGCAAGACGACCACGCTGAACGCGCTGTCGTCGTTCATCGAGAACTCGGAACGCATCCTGACGATCGAGGACACCGCGGAACTTCAGCTTCAGCAGGTCCATGTCGGCCGGATGGAAAGCCGACCCGCCAACGTCGAGGGCAAGGGCGCCGTCACCCAGCGCGACTGCCTCAGGAACGCGCTCAGGATGCGCCCCGACCGCATCATCGTCGGCGAGACGCGCGGCGAGGAAGTCATCGACATGTTGCAGGCCATGAACACCGGTCACGACGGTTCGATGACGACGATCCACGCCAACAGCGCCCGCGACGGCATCAGCCGGCTTGAGAACATGGTGGCGATGGCGGGCATCGAGATGCCGCTGAAAGCCGTGCGCAGCCAGATCGCCTCGGCGGTCAACCTGATCGTGCAGGTCAGCCGCCTTACGGACGGCTCGCGCCGCATGGTCTCGATCACAGAAGTGACCGGGATGGAGGGCGAGATCATCACCATGCAGGAGGTGTTCCGCTTCGAGCGCACCGGCCTGGAACCCAATGGCAAGATCCTGGGCCATTTTACCGGCGCGGGCATCCGTTCGCATTATTCCGAGCGGTTCCGCCGCTGGGGCTATGACCTGCCCTCCAGCATCTACGACGTTGTTCAGCAAAGGTAA
- a CDS encoding OmpA family protein yields the protein MLGMVGAPLAACSTAELGSHIDEGGFGNPTAHNLLLQTGQLPFAIDLAQRFNAEVPNTVTFDFDSARLDGQAQAILRVQARWIRHFPEVTFRVYGNADLVGSSAYNQRLGMRRARAVVAYLVRQGISRRRLEAVISNGETQPLVQTQDRERQNRRAVTEVSGFLQDHPHIINGEYLEIVHREYVDSATASTGRRSSGGSL from the coding sequence ATGCTGGGGATGGTCGGCGCGCCGCTGGCCGCCTGTAGCACCGCCGAACTGGGGTCGCATATCGACGAGGGCGGCTTCGGCAACCCGACCGCGCACAATCTTTTGTTGCAGACCGGGCAGTTGCCCTTCGCCATCGACCTGGCGCAGCGGTTCAACGCCGAAGTTCCGAACACTGTCACCTTCGATTTCGACAGCGCGCGGCTGGACGGTCAGGCGCAAGCCATCCTGCGCGTTCAGGCCCGTTGGATTCGCCACTTCCCCGAAGTGACCTTCCGTGTCTACGGCAACGCCGATCTGGTCGGTTCGTCCGCCTACAACCAGCGGCTGGGGATGCGGCGCGCCCGTGCGGTTGTCGCCTATCTGGTGCGCCAGGGCATCAGCCGCCGCCGGCTGGAGGCCGTCATTTCCAACGGCGAGACGCAGCCCCTGGTCCAGACCCAGGACCGCGAGCGGCAGAACCGCCGCGCGGTGACCGAGGTGTCCGGTTTCCTGCAAGACCACCCGCATATCATCAACGGCGAATACCTCGAGATCGTGCACCGCGAGTATGTTGACAGTGCCACCGCTTCAACCGGCCGACGCAGCTCGGGCGGTTCCCTCTGA
- a CDS encoding AAA family ATPase — translation MSSAAATKHNAPIRACTVSRDVQNFDLLIEDMELELGESWGDLTFPSALKFLDQPDAKSLEFLAIALDDEDETNLAMVEAVIQRATTLGVRILLIAEELGPIALHRLLRLGASDFVPYPLPEGALHDAIQRLRQPVADVMAMPGNAGSRKMAAPNQTSGTVYAVQSLAGGSGATTFAVNLAWEIANSGKAAPRVCMLDFDLQTGSIATYLDLARTEKVYELLSNTAVMDRDFFMNTLQTFNDKLKVLTAAADMLPLDMISPDDIERVIAMARANFDIVVIDMPGTVVQWTETVLNEADVYFATMELDMRSAQNALRLIRALKAEDLPLSKLRYVLNRAPKFTDLSGKARAKRLAESLDIEFEVMLPDGTTQVTHANDHGLPLAEIAPKSPLLKEIRKVAQSIVEANRDENRAAA, via the coding sequence ATGTCGAGCGCAGCCGCCACCAAACACAATGCGCCCATTCGGGCCTGCACCGTTTCGCGCGATGTTCAGAACTTCGACCTGTTGATCGAGGACATGGAACTGGAACTCGGGGAAAGCTGGGGTGACCTGACCTTTCCCAGTGCCCTGAAATTCCTGGACCAACCCGACGCCAAGTCGCTGGAATTCCTCGCGATCGCCCTCGATGACGAGGACGAGACCAACCTCGCCATGGTCGAGGCGGTGATCCAGCGCGCGACCACGCTGGGCGTGCGGATCCTGCTGATCGCCGAGGAACTGGGGCCGATCGCGCTGCACCGCCTGCTGCGCCTGGGCGCCAGCGATTTCGTGCCCTACCCGCTGCCCGAAGGCGCGCTGCACGATGCCATCCAACGCCTGCGCCAGCCGGTGGCCGATGTGATGGCCATGCCCGGCAACGCCGGTTCGCGCAAGATGGCCGCGCCGAATCAGACCAGCGGCACGGTCTATGCCGTGCAGTCGCTGGCCGGCGGTTCGGGCGCGACGACCTTTGCCGTCAATCTGGCGTGGGAAATCGCCAACTCGGGCAAGGCCGCGCCGCGTGTCTGCATGCTGGATTTCGACCTGCAAACCGGCTCGATCGCGACCTATCTGGACCTCGCGCGCACGGAAAAGGTCTATGAACTGCTGTCGAACACGGCCGTGATGGATCGCGACTTCTTCATGAACACGTTGCAGACCTTCAACGACAAGCTGAAGGTGCTGACGGCCGCCGCCGACATGCTGCCGCTGGACATGATCTCGCCCGACGATATCGAACGGGTGATCGCCATGGCGCGCGCGAACTTCGACATCGTCGTGATCGACATGCCGGGCACCGTGGTGCAATGGACCGAAACCGTCCTGAACGAGGCCGATGTCTATTTCGCGACGATGGAACTGGACATGCGCTCTGCGCAGAATGCCCTGCGCCTGATTCGCGCCCTCAAGGCCGAGGACCTGCCCCTGTCCAAGCTGCGCTATGTGCTGAACCGCGCGCCCAAATTCACCGACCTGTCGGGCAAGGCGCGGGCCAAGCGGCTGGCCGAAAGCCTGGATATCGAATTCGAGGTGATGCTGCCGGACGGCACCACGCAAGTGACCCACGCCAACGATCACGGCCTGCCCCTGGCCGAGATCGCGCCGAAGAGCCCCTTGCTCAAGGAAATCCGCAAGGTCGCGCAATCCATCGTCGAAGCGAACCGCGACGAAAATCGCGCCGCCGCCTGA
- a CDS encoding type II secretion system F family protein, which produces MQIDPTFLIYGAIFGGILLLVEALYMMVFGRSIRLGSRLNRRMEMLEGDTNRSEVMDRLRKEATQHSKTATLPFYSLLAEKAEKGKIAFSPIALIGVMVVLAGVAFVALSLFTGAPLALKIGVSAAMGIGGVWFWVGNKAKKRLSMIEEQLPDAIDLIVRGLRVGHPFVHALSAASREIPDPLGTELGLIADEASYGREMGEALFAFAERMDMQDLRFLAVAVTIQAQSGGNLAEILDGLSKVVRARFKLFRRVRAITAEAKWSGMFLSGFPIAAMLMISMVKPDYYDEVKGTALFIPVALVVCIFLVINVLYMRKMVNIQV; this is translated from the coding sequence ATGCAGATCGACCCGACATTCCTGATCTACGGCGCCATCTTCGGCGGCATTCTGCTGCTGGTCGAGGCCCTCTACATGATGGTCTTCGGCCGCTCCATCCGGCTGGGAAGCCGCCTGAACCGCCGCATGGAAATGCTGGAAGGCGACACCAACCGCTCAGAGGTGATGGACCGTCTGCGCAAGGAGGCGACGCAGCACAGCAAGACGGCCACCCTGCCCTTCTATTCGCTGCTGGCCGAAAAGGCCGAGAAGGGCAAGATCGCCTTTTCGCCGATCGCGCTGATCGGCGTGATGGTCGTGCTGGCCGGTGTCGCCTTTGTCGCCCTCTCGCTGTTCACCGGCGCGCCCCTTGCGCTGAAGATCGGCGTCTCGGCGGCGATGGGCATCGGCGGCGTGTGGTTCTGGGTCGGCAACAAGGCCAAGAAACGCCTCTCGATGATCGAGGAACAGCTGCCCGACGCCATCGACCTGATCGTGCGCGGCCTGCGCGTGGGGCATCCGTTCGTGCACGCGCTTTCGGCCGCCTCTCGCGAAATCCCCGATCCGCTGGGCACGGAACTGGGTCTGATCGCCGACGAGGCCTCGTATGGTCGCGAGATGGGCGAGGCCCTGTTCGCCTTTGCCGAGCGCATGGACATGCAGGACCTGCGGTTCCTGGCGGTGGCGGTGACGATCCAGGCCCAGTCGGGCGGCAACCTGGCCGAGATTCTCGATGGGCTCAGCAAGGTCGTGCGCGCCCGTTTCAAGCTGTTCCGCCGGGTCCGCGCCATCACCGCCGAGGCAAAGTGGTCGGGCATGTTCCTGTCCGGCTTTCCGATCGCGGCGATGCTGATGATCAGCATGGTCAAGCCCGACTATTACGACGAGGTCAAGGGAACCGCCCTGTTCATCCCCGTCGCCCTGGTGGTGTGCATCTTCCTGGTCATCAACGTCCTGTACATGCGCAAGATGGTCAACATTCAGGTTTGA
- a CDS encoding type II and III secretion system protein family protein, giving the protein MTVKSSFAPSLALALAGLATPLLMAGGAHAQTLRVASTSIRDTLSVAMNRAVVVDSDTPFVELSIANPGIADISTLSDRSIYVLGKAPGRTTLTILGANGELIANVEVQVTPDVAEFRERLRQILPSENIEVRTANDGIVMSGVVTSAARMDAALQLAERYAPGRVSNLMSVGGSQQVMLQVRFSEVQRTAAQNLAASLAVGGGGNVLGSGAFSTATAATAALGGSVSPSGADRQGVLSGGFTIGSVQFQVMLEALESNGLARTLSEPSLTALSGQEAHFLAGGEIPVPVVGSSGSVSIDYRSFGVELTFTPVVGNDSQINLTMDASVSSLDAANGVSTGGVTVPAFRRRQTSTTVELHDGESFAIAGLLQDDFQGNIDQVPWLGDLPVLGALFRSTNYQRNQSELMIFVTAHLVTPTRSDALILPTDRIRPPSERDLFLNGRMSGASGGAGEVARQDFRGGYGYVME; this is encoded by the coding sequence ATGACCGTTAAGAGTAGTTTCGCGCCGTCTCTGGCGCTGGCCCTTGCAGGCCTGGCAACCCCATTGCTGATGGCGGGTGGCGCCCATGCGCAGACCCTGCGCGTGGCCTCGACCAGCATTCGCGATACGCTGAGCGTGGCGATGAACCGCGCGGTGGTCGTCGATTCCGATACGCCCTTTGTCGAGCTGTCGATCGCCAACCCGGGAATCGCCGACATTTCCACCCTGTCCGATCGGTCGATCTATGTGCTGGGCAAGGCGCCCGGGCGCACGACATTGACCATCCTGGGTGCGAATGGCGAACTGATCGCCAACGTCGAAGTGCAGGTCACCCCCGATGTCGCGGAATTCCGCGAACGGCTGCGGCAGATCCTGCCGTCGGAAAACATCGAGGTGCGCACCGCCAACGACGGCATCGTGATGTCGGGTGTCGTGACCTCGGCAGCACGGATGGACGCGGCGCTGCAACTGGCCGAACGCTATGCGCCGGGCCGGGTGTCGAATCTGATGAGCGTCGGCGGCAGCCAGCAGGTCATGTTGCAGGTGCGCTTCTCCGAGGTGCAGCGGACCGCGGCACAGAACCTCGCGGCGAGCCTTGCCGTCGGTGGTGGTGGCAACGTCCTGGGCAGCGGCGCCTTCAGCACCGCGACCGCCGCGACCGCGGCGCTGGGCGGCTCGGTCTCGCCCTCGGGCGCGGACCGTCAGGGTGTGTTGTCCGGCGGCTTCACCATCGGCAGCGTGCAGTTCCAGGTGATGCTCGAGGCGCTGGAATCGAACGGTCTGGCGCGGACCCTGTCCGAACCCAGCCTCACCGCCCTGTCCGGCCAGGAGGCCCACTTCCTGGCGGGCGGCGAAATTCCCGTGCCGGTCGTCGGCAGCTCGGGCTCGGTCAGCATCGATTACCGGTCGTTTGGTGTCGAACTGACCTTTACCCCGGTCGTCGGCAATGACAGCCAGATCAACCTGACGATGGATGCGAGCGTATCCAGCCTGGATGCCGCGAACGGCGTCAGCACGGGCGGCGTGACAGTGCCCGCCTTCCGGCGGCGGCAGACCTCGACCACGGTCGAACTGCACGATGGCGAAAGCTTCGCCATCGCCGGCCTGTTGCAGGACGATTTCCAGGGCAACATCGACCAGGTGCCATGGCTGGGCGACCTGCCGGTGCTGGGCGCGCTGTTCCGCAGCACCAATTATCAGCGCAATCAAAGCGAACTGATGATTTTCGTCACCGCGCATCTGGTGACACCGACCCGCAGCGATGCGCTGATCCTGCCGACCGACCGGATCCGCCCGCCGTCCGAGCGCGACCTGTTCCTCAACGGGCGCATGTCCGGCGCAAGCGGTGGCGCGGGCGAGGTCGCGCGGCAGGACTTCCGCGGCGGCTACGGCTATGTGATGGAGTAA
- a CDS encoding arsenate reductase (glutaredoxin), with product MAVTTDTLEIWHNPRCSKSRQALAYLAERGLTPRVRLYLQDQPDAGEIRAMLAALGLPAADLLRKDGAALKAEPEDAIIAAMVADSALIERPVIRRGGAAVIGRPTEAIDRLL from the coding sequence ATGGCTGTAACCACCGACACGTTGGAAATCTGGCACAATCCGCGCTGTTCGAAATCGCGCCAGGCGCTGGCCTATCTTGCCGAACGGGGGCTGACGCCCCGGGTGCGGCTGTATCTTCAGGACCAGCCCGATGCCGGGGAAATCCGCGCGATGCTGGCCGCGCTGGGCTTGCCGGCGGCGGACCTGCTGCGCAAGGACGGCGCGGCGCTGAAAGCGGAACCCGAGGACGCGATCATCGCGGCCATGGTGGCGGACAGCGCACTGATCGAACGCCCGGTCATCCGCCGCGGCGGCGCGGCGGTCATCGGCCGCCCGACCGAGGCCATCGACCGGCTGCTCTAA